Proteins co-encoded in one Erinaceus europaeus chromosome 2, mEriEur2.1, whole genome shotgun sequence genomic window:
- the LOC132533562 gene encoding leukocyte immunoglobulin-like receptor subfamily B member 4 isoform X2: MRQVADDPRVTAGVLRPDLHHPRSLSLVLCLGLGLLTHAAVCSHPHGQGPWFEPHSPLQGGFTNGEAGVPAPAPTISVSPGPVVPWNQSVRIWCRGPVSFLYHLELQRSPGSDPEVVGHTLGARKEAEFPLQRMDAGKAGSYRCRFQGPDGWSEHSEELQLVVTGFYDKPLLSPGGPLVARLGARLSLRCSSPHARFDGFSLAKEGGAPIPAPERDPRGATSPWAPWALAPLGTTAATAGSTAAALCGRSPARPCSWGSQMLAEGPMRWRTRCGWAWRGWCWRAWWACWPGTPGAPESPVQPAWRPQEQRAEWTFRPRPLGTTPP; encoded by the exons atgaGACAGGTTGCTGATGACCCACGTGTGACAGCTGGTGTCCTCAGGCCTGACCTCCACCACCCTCGCTCACTCTCCCTAGTGCTCTGCCTGGGCCTCGGACTCCTCACACATGCAG CTGTGTGCTCACATCCTCATggtcaaggaccctggttcgagccccactctcccctgcagggaggctTCACGAATggcgaagcag GCGTTCCCGCCCCAGCTCCCACCATCTCGGTCTCGCCGGGCCCCGTGGTGCCCTGGAACCAGTCTGTGCGGATCTGGTGCCGGGGGCCGGTCTCCTTCTTGTACCACCTGGAGCTCCAGAGAAGCCCTGGCTCGGACCCCGAGGTGGTGGGGCACACCCTGGGGGCCAGGAAGGAGGCCGAGTTCCCCCTGCAGCGCATGGACGCTGGCAAGGCCGGGAGCTACCGGTGCCGGTTCCAGGGCCCGGACGGCTGGTCGGAGCACAGTGAGGAGCTGCAGCTGGTGGTGACAG GCTTCTATGACAAGCCTCTGCTGTCTCCAGGGGGGCCGCTGGTGGCCCGGCTGGGGGCGCGCCTGTCCCTCCGCTGCAGCTCCCCCCACGCCAGGTTTGATGGATTCTCCCTGGCCAAGGAGGGGGGGGCCCCCATCCCCGCCCCAGAGCGGGACCCGCGGGGGGCTACTTCTCCCTGGGCCCCGTGGGCACTAGCTCCTCTGGGAACTACAGCTGCTACGGCTGGTTCCACGGCAGCCGCTCTGTGTGGTCGGAGCCCAGCGAggccctgcagctgggggtcaCAG ATGCTGGCGGAGGGGCCCATGCGGTGGAGAACTCGGTGCGGCTGGGCCTGGCGGGGCTGGTGCTGGCGGGCCTGGTGGGCCTGCTGGCCTGGCACCCCTGGGGCCCCAGAGAGCCCCGTCCAGCCTGCATGGAGGCCGCAGGAACAGCGGGCAGAGTGGACCTTCCGCCCCCGCCCCCTGGGGACCACGCCACCTTGA
- the LOC132533562 gene encoding immunoglobulin alpha Fc receptor-like isoform X5 — MRQVADDPRVTAGVLRPDLHHPRSLSLVLCLGLGLLTHAGVPAPAPTISVSPGPVVPWNQSVRIWCRGPVSFLYHLELQRSPGSDPEVVGHTLGARKEAEFPLQRMDAGKAGSYRCRFQGPDGWSEHSEELQLVVTGFYDKPLLSPGGPLVARLGARLSLRCSSPHARFDGFSLAKEGGAPIPAPERDPRGATSPWAPWALAPLGTTAATAGSTAAALCGRSPARPCSWGSQMLAEGPMRWRTRCGWAWRGWCWRAWWACWPGTPGAPESPVQPAWRPQEQRAEWTFRPRPLGTTPP, encoded by the exons atgaGACAGGTTGCTGATGACCCACGTGTGACAGCTGGTGTCCTCAGGCCTGACCTCCACCACCCTCGCTCACTCTCCCTAGTGCTCTGCCTGGGCCTCGGACTCCTCACACATGCAG GCGTTCCCGCCCCAGCTCCCACCATCTCGGTCTCGCCGGGCCCCGTGGTGCCCTGGAACCAGTCTGTGCGGATCTGGTGCCGGGGGCCGGTCTCCTTCTTGTACCACCTGGAGCTCCAGAGAAGCCCTGGCTCGGACCCCGAGGTGGTGGGGCACACCCTGGGGGCCAGGAAGGAGGCCGAGTTCCCCCTGCAGCGCATGGACGCTGGCAAGGCCGGGAGCTACCGGTGCCGGTTCCAGGGCCCGGACGGCTGGTCGGAGCACAGTGAGGAGCTGCAGCTGGTGGTGACAG GCTTCTATGACAAGCCTCTGCTGTCTCCAGGGGGGCCGCTGGTGGCCCGGCTGGGGGCGCGCCTGTCCCTCCGCTGCAGCTCCCCCCACGCCAGGTTTGATGGATTCTCCCTGGCCAAGGAGGGGGGGGCCCCCATCCCCGCCCCAGAGCGGGACCCGCGGGGGGCTACTTCTCCCTGGGCCCCGTGGGCACTAGCTCCTCTGGGAACTACAGCTGCTACGGCTGGTTCCACGGCAGCCGCTCTGTGTGGTCGGAGCCCAGCGAggccctgcagctgggggtcaCAG ATGCTGGCGGAGGGGCCCATGCGGTGGAGAACTCGGTGCGGCTGGGCCTGGCGGGGCTGGTGCTGGCGGGCCTGGTGGGCCTGCTGGCCTGGCACCCCTGGGGCCCCAGAGAGCCCCGTCCAGCCTGCATGGAGGCCGCAGGAACAGCGGGCAGAGTGGACCTTCCGCCCCCGCCCCCTGGGGACCACGCCACCTTGA
- the LOC132533562 gene encoding immunoglobulin alpha Fc receptor-like isoform X4: MIPGDTLLLCLAGVLRPDLHHPRSLSLVLCLGLGLLTHAGVPAPAPTISVSPGPVVPWNQSVRIWCRGPVSFLYHLELQRSPGSDPEVVGHTLGARKEAEFPLQRMDAGKAGSYRCRFQGPDGWSEHSEELQLVVTGFYDKPLLSPGGPLVARLGARLSLRCSSPHARFDGFSLAKEGGAPIPAPERDPRGATSPWAPWALAPLGTTAATAGSTAAALCGRSPARPCSWGSQMLAEGPMRWRTRCGWAWRGWCWRAWWACWPGTPGAPESPVQPAWRPQEQRAEWTFRPRPLGTTPP, translated from the exons ATGATCCCTGGAGAcaccctcctcctctgtctcg CTGGTGTCCTCAGGCCTGACCTCCACCACCCTCGCTCACTCTCCCTAGTGCTCTGCCTGGGCCTCGGACTCCTCACACATGCAG GCGTTCCCGCCCCAGCTCCCACCATCTCGGTCTCGCCGGGCCCCGTGGTGCCCTGGAACCAGTCTGTGCGGATCTGGTGCCGGGGGCCGGTCTCCTTCTTGTACCACCTGGAGCTCCAGAGAAGCCCTGGCTCGGACCCCGAGGTGGTGGGGCACACCCTGGGGGCCAGGAAGGAGGCCGAGTTCCCCCTGCAGCGCATGGACGCTGGCAAGGCCGGGAGCTACCGGTGCCGGTTCCAGGGCCCGGACGGCTGGTCGGAGCACAGTGAGGAGCTGCAGCTGGTGGTGACAG GCTTCTATGACAAGCCTCTGCTGTCTCCAGGGGGGCCGCTGGTGGCCCGGCTGGGGGCGCGCCTGTCCCTCCGCTGCAGCTCCCCCCACGCCAGGTTTGATGGATTCTCCCTGGCCAAGGAGGGGGGGGCCCCCATCCCCGCCCCAGAGCGGGACCCGCGGGGGGCTACTTCTCCCTGGGCCCCGTGGGCACTAGCTCCTCTGGGAACTACAGCTGCTACGGCTGGTTCCACGGCAGCCGCTCTGTGTGGTCGGAGCCCAGCGAggccctgcagctgggggtcaCAG ATGCTGGCGGAGGGGCCCATGCGGTGGAGAACTCGGTGCGGCTGGGCCTGGCGGGGCTGGTGCTGGCGGGCCTGGTGGGCCTGCTGGCCTGGCACCCCTGGGGCCCCAGAGAGCCCCGTCCAGCCTGCATGGAGGCCGCAGGAACAGCGGGCAGAGTGGACCTTCCGCCCCCGCCCCCTGGGGACCACGCCACCTTGA
- the LOC132533562 gene encoding immunoglobulin alpha Fc receptor-like isoform X3 — translation MIPGDTLLLCLVLCLGLGLLTHAAVCSHPHGQGPWFEPHSPLQGGFTNGEAGVPAPAPTISVSPGPVVPWNQSVRIWCRGPVSFLYHLELQRSPGSDPEVVGHTLGARKEAEFPLQRMDAGKAGSYRCRFQGPDGWSEHSEELQLVVTGFYDKPLLSPGGPLVARLGARLSLRCSSPHARFDGFSLAKEGGAPIPAPERDPRGATSPWAPWALAPLGTTAATAGSTAAALCGRSPARPCSWGSQMLAEGPMRWRTRCGWAWRGWCWRAWWACWPGTPGAPESPVQPAWRPQEQRAEWTFRPRPLGTTPP, via the exons ATGATCCCTGGAGAcaccctcctcctctgtctcg TGCTCTGCCTGGGCCTCGGACTCCTCACACATGCAG CTGTGTGCTCACATCCTCATggtcaaggaccctggttcgagccccactctcccctgcagggaggctTCACGAATggcgaagcag GCGTTCCCGCCCCAGCTCCCACCATCTCGGTCTCGCCGGGCCCCGTGGTGCCCTGGAACCAGTCTGTGCGGATCTGGTGCCGGGGGCCGGTCTCCTTCTTGTACCACCTGGAGCTCCAGAGAAGCCCTGGCTCGGACCCCGAGGTGGTGGGGCACACCCTGGGGGCCAGGAAGGAGGCCGAGTTCCCCCTGCAGCGCATGGACGCTGGCAAGGCCGGGAGCTACCGGTGCCGGTTCCAGGGCCCGGACGGCTGGTCGGAGCACAGTGAGGAGCTGCAGCTGGTGGTGACAG GCTTCTATGACAAGCCTCTGCTGTCTCCAGGGGGGCCGCTGGTGGCCCGGCTGGGGGCGCGCCTGTCCCTCCGCTGCAGCTCCCCCCACGCCAGGTTTGATGGATTCTCCCTGGCCAAGGAGGGGGGGGCCCCCATCCCCGCCCCAGAGCGGGACCCGCGGGGGGCTACTTCTCCCTGGGCCCCGTGGGCACTAGCTCCTCTGGGAACTACAGCTGCTACGGCTGGTTCCACGGCAGCCGCTCTGTGTGGTCGGAGCCCAGCGAggccctgcagctgggggtcaCAG ATGCTGGCGGAGGGGCCCATGCGGTGGAGAACTCGGTGCGGCTGGGCCTGGCGGGGCTGGTGCTGGCGGGCCTGGTGGGCCTGCTGGCCTGGCACCCCTGGGGCCCCAGAGAGCCCCGTCCAGCCTGCATGGAGGCCGCAGGAACAGCGGGCAGAGTGGACCTTCCGCCCCCGCCCCCTGGGGACCACGCCACCTTGA
- the LOC132533562 gene encoding leukocyte immunoglobulin-like receptor subfamily A member 6 isoform X7 yields MIPGDTLLLCLGVPAPAPTISVSPGPVVPWNQSVRIWCRGPVSFLYHLELQRSPGSDPEVVGHTLGARKEAEFPLQRMDAGKAGSYRCRFQGPDGWSEHSEELQLVVTGFYDKPLLSPGGPLVARLGARLSLRCSSPHARFDGFSLAKEGGAPIPAPERDPRGATSPWAPWALAPLGTTAATAGSTAAALCGRSPARPCSWGSQMLAEGPMRWRTRCGWAWRGWCWRAWWACWPGTPGAPESPVQPAWRPQEQRAEWTFRPRPLGTTPP; encoded by the exons ATGATCCCTGGAGAcaccctcctcctctgtctcg GCGTTCCCGCCCCAGCTCCCACCATCTCGGTCTCGCCGGGCCCCGTGGTGCCCTGGAACCAGTCTGTGCGGATCTGGTGCCGGGGGCCGGTCTCCTTCTTGTACCACCTGGAGCTCCAGAGAAGCCCTGGCTCGGACCCCGAGGTGGTGGGGCACACCCTGGGGGCCAGGAAGGAGGCCGAGTTCCCCCTGCAGCGCATGGACGCTGGCAAGGCCGGGAGCTACCGGTGCCGGTTCCAGGGCCCGGACGGCTGGTCGGAGCACAGTGAGGAGCTGCAGCTGGTGGTGACAG GCTTCTATGACAAGCCTCTGCTGTCTCCAGGGGGGCCGCTGGTGGCCCGGCTGGGGGCGCGCCTGTCCCTCCGCTGCAGCTCCCCCCACGCCAGGTTTGATGGATTCTCCCTGGCCAAGGAGGGGGGGGCCCCCATCCCCGCCCCAGAGCGGGACCCGCGGGGGGCTACTTCTCCCTGGGCCCCGTGGGCACTAGCTCCTCTGGGAACTACAGCTGCTACGGCTGGTTCCACGGCAGCCGCTCTGTGTGGTCGGAGCCCAGCGAggccctgcagctgggggtcaCAG ATGCTGGCGGAGGGGCCCATGCGGTGGAGAACTCGGTGCGGCTGGGCCTGGCGGGGCTGGTGCTGGCGGGCCTGGTGGGCCTGCTGGCCTGGCACCCCTGGGGCCCCAGAGAGCCCCGTCCAGCCTGCATGGAGGCCGCAGGAACAGCGGGCAGAGTGGACCTTCCGCCCCCGCCCCCTGGGGACCACGCCACCTTGA
- the LOC132533562 gene encoding leukocyte immunoglobulin-like receptor subfamily A member 6 isoform X8, producing the protein MQGGFTNGEAGVPAPAPTISVSPGPVVPWNQSVRIWCRGPVSFLYHLELQRSPGSDPEVVGHTLGARKEAEFPLQRMDAGKAGSYRCRFQGPDGWSEHSEELQLVVTGFYDKPLLSPGGPLVARLGARLSLRCSSPHARFDGFSLAKEGGAPIPAPERDPRGATSPWAPWALAPLGTTAATAGSTAAALCGRSPARPCSWGSQMLAEGPMRWRTRCGWAWRGWCWRAWWACWPGTPGAPESPVQPAWRPQEQRAEWTFRPRPLGTTPP; encoded by the exons ATGCAG ggaggctTCACGAATggcgaagcag GCGTTCCCGCCCCAGCTCCCACCATCTCGGTCTCGCCGGGCCCCGTGGTGCCCTGGAACCAGTCTGTGCGGATCTGGTGCCGGGGGCCGGTCTCCTTCTTGTACCACCTGGAGCTCCAGAGAAGCCCTGGCTCGGACCCCGAGGTGGTGGGGCACACCCTGGGGGCCAGGAAGGAGGCCGAGTTCCCCCTGCAGCGCATGGACGCTGGCAAGGCCGGGAGCTACCGGTGCCGGTTCCAGGGCCCGGACGGCTGGTCGGAGCACAGTGAGGAGCTGCAGCTGGTGGTGACAG GCTTCTATGACAAGCCTCTGCTGTCTCCAGGGGGGCCGCTGGTGGCCCGGCTGGGGGCGCGCCTGTCCCTCCGCTGCAGCTCCCCCCACGCCAGGTTTGATGGATTCTCCCTGGCCAAGGAGGGGGGGGCCCCCATCCCCGCCCCAGAGCGGGACCCGCGGGGGGCTACTTCTCCCTGGGCCCCGTGGGCACTAGCTCCTCTGGGAACTACAGCTGCTACGGCTGGTTCCACGGCAGCCGCTCTGTGTGGTCGGAGCCCAGCGAggccctgcagctgggggtcaCAG ATGCTGGCGGAGGGGCCCATGCGGTGGAGAACTCGGTGCGGCTGGGCCTGGCGGGGCTGGTGCTGGCGGGCCTGGTGGGCCTGCTGGCCTGGCACCCCTGGGGCCCCAGAGAGCCCCGTCCAGCCTGCATGGAGGCCGCAGGAACAGCGGGCAGAGTGGACCTTCCGCCCCCGCCCCCTGGGGACCACGCCACCTTGA
- the LOC132533562 gene encoding immunoglobulin alpha Fc receptor-like isoform X6: protein MIPGDTLLLCLVLCLGLGLLTHAGVPAPAPTISVSPGPVVPWNQSVRIWCRGPVSFLYHLELQRSPGSDPEVVGHTLGARKEAEFPLQRMDAGKAGSYRCRFQGPDGWSEHSEELQLVVTGFYDKPLLSPGGPLVARLGARLSLRCSSPHARFDGFSLAKEGGAPIPAPERDPRGATSPWAPWALAPLGTTAATAGSTAAALCGRSPARPCSWGSQMLAEGPMRWRTRCGWAWRGWCWRAWWACWPGTPGAPESPVQPAWRPQEQRAEWTFRPRPLGTTPP from the exons ATGATCCCTGGAGAcaccctcctcctctgtctcg TGCTCTGCCTGGGCCTCGGACTCCTCACACATGCAG GCGTTCCCGCCCCAGCTCCCACCATCTCGGTCTCGCCGGGCCCCGTGGTGCCCTGGAACCAGTCTGTGCGGATCTGGTGCCGGGGGCCGGTCTCCTTCTTGTACCACCTGGAGCTCCAGAGAAGCCCTGGCTCGGACCCCGAGGTGGTGGGGCACACCCTGGGGGCCAGGAAGGAGGCCGAGTTCCCCCTGCAGCGCATGGACGCTGGCAAGGCCGGGAGCTACCGGTGCCGGTTCCAGGGCCCGGACGGCTGGTCGGAGCACAGTGAGGAGCTGCAGCTGGTGGTGACAG GCTTCTATGACAAGCCTCTGCTGTCTCCAGGGGGGCCGCTGGTGGCCCGGCTGGGGGCGCGCCTGTCCCTCCGCTGCAGCTCCCCCCACGCCAGGTTTGATGGATTCTCCCTGGCCAAGGAGGGGGGGGCCCCCATCCCCGCCCCAGAGCGGGACCCGCGGGGGGCTACTTCTCCCTGGGCCCCGTGGGCACTAGCTCCTCTGGGAACTACAGCTGCTACGGCTGGTTCCACGGCAGCCGCTCTGTGTGGTCGGAGCCCAGCGAggccctgcagctgggggtcaCAG ATGCTGGCGGAGGGGCCCATGCGGTGGAGAACTCGGTGCGGCTGGGCCTGGCGGGGCTGGTGCTGGCGGGCCTGGTGGGCCTGCTGGCCTGGCACCCCTGGGGCCCCAGAGAGCCCCGTCCAGCCTGCATGGAGGCCGCAGGAACAGCGGGCAGAGTGGACCTTCCGCCCCCGCCCCCTGGGGACCACGCCACCTTGA
- the LOC132533562 gene encoding leukocyte immunoglobulin-like receptor subfamily B member 4 isoform X1, producing MIPGDTLLLCLAGVLRPDLHHPRSLSLVLCLGLGLLTHAAVCSHPHGQGPWFEPHSPLQGGFTNGEAGVPAPAPTISVSPGPVVPWNQSVRIWCRGPVSFLYHLELQRSPGSDPEVVGHTLGARKEAEFPLQRMDAGKAGSYRCRFQGPDGWSEHSEELQLVVTGFYDKPLLSPGGPLVARLGARLSLRCSSPHARFDGFSLAKEGGAPIPAPERDPRGATSPWAPWALAPLGTTAATAGSTAAALCGRSPARPCSWGSQMLAEGPMRWRTRCGWAWRGWCWRAWWACWPGTPGAPESPVQPAWRPQEQRAEWTFRPRPLGTTPP from the exons ATGATCCCTGGAGAcaccctcctcctctgtctcg CTGGTGTCCTCAGGCCTGACCTCCACCACCCTCGCTCACTCTCCCTAGTGCTCTGCCTGGGCCTCGGACTCCTCACACATGCAG CTGTGTGCTCACATCCTCATggtcaaggaccctggttcgagccccactctcccctgcagggaggctTCACGAATggcgaagcag GCGTTCCCGCCCCAGCTCCCACCATCTCGGTCTCGCCGGGCCCCGTGGTGCCCTGGAACCAGTCTGTGCGGATCTGGTGCCGGGGGCCGGTCTCCTTCTTGTACCACCTGGAGCTCCAGAGAAGCCCTGGCTCGGACCCCGAGGTGGTGGGGCACACCCTGGGGGCCAGGAAGGAGGCCGAGTTCCCCCTGCAGCGCATGGACGCTGGCAAGGCCGGGAGCTACCGGTGCCGGTTCCAGGGCCCGGACGGCTGGTCGGAGCACAGTGAGGAGCTGCAGCTGGTGGTGACAG GCTTCTATGACAAGCCTCTGCTGTCTCCAGGGGGGCCGCTGGTGGCCCGGCTGGGGGCGCGCCTGTCCCTCCGCTGCAGCTCCCCCCACGCCAGGTTTGATGGATTCTCCCTGGCCAAGGAGGGGGGGGCCCCCATCCCCGCCCCAGAGCGGGACCCGCGGGGGGCTACTTCTCCCTGGGCCCCGTGGGCACTAGCTCCTCTGGGAACTACAGCTGCTACGGCTGGTTCCACGGCAGCCGCTCTGTGTGGTCGGAGCCCAGCGAggccctgcagctgggggtcaCAG ATGCTGGCGGAGGGGCCCATGCGGTGGAGAACTCGGTGCGGCTGGGCCTGGCGGGGCTGGTGCTGGCGGGCCTGGTGGGCCTGCTGGCCTGGCACCCCTGGGGCCCCAGAGAGCCCCGTCCAGCCTGCATGGAGGCCGCAGGAACAGCGGGCAGAGTGGACCTTCCGCCCCCGCCCCCTGGGGACCACGCCACCTTGA